A genomic stretch from Centroberyx gerrardi isolate f3 chromosome 10, fCenGer3.hap1.cur.20231027, whole genome shotgun sequence includes:
- the sumo3b gene encoding small ubiquitin-related modifier 3, whose product MSEEKPKEGVKTENDHINLKVAGQDGSVVQFKIKRHTPLSKLMKAYCERQGLSIRQIRFRFDGQPINETDTPAQLEMEDEDTIDVFQQQTGGASS is encoded by the exons ATGTCCGAAGAAAAGCCAAAG GAAGGTGTGAAGACGGAGAATGACCATATCAACCTCAAGGTAGCTGGTCAAGATGGGTCGGTTGTACAGTTCAAAATCAAAAGGCACACTCCGCTCAGCAAATTAATGAAGGCATACTGCGAAAGACAG GGTTTGTCAATTCGTCAGATAAGGTTTAGGTTTGACGGACAGCCAATCAATGAAACGGACACACCTGCACAG cTGGAGATGGAGGATGAAGACACTATTGATGTATTTCAACAACAGACAGGAGGGGCCTCTTCTTAA
- the pttg1ipb gene encoding PTTG1 interacting protein b — protein sequence MLGVYRPLTVAFAFILCGIIVTTEAQTSAPSPAPIPCALRSNTSCDECLKNVTCLWCITTKQCVDYPVRTILPPRSVCPLNEARWGLCWVNFQVLIITMSVLAGIIIIAIFVCCFCCCKCERTGNKREDAKVEQQARARKARQDLRRTEMKVRHDEIRHKYGLEKDNPYARMEDN from the exons ATGCTCGGAGTTTACAGACCTTTAACCGTAGCTTTTGCCTTTATATTGTGCGGTATTATTGTAACTACAGAGGCGCAGACATCggctccttctccagctccaa TTCCTTGTGCTTTGAGATCCAACACCAGTTGTGATGAGTGCCTGAAGAATGTGACA tgtttgtggTGCATAACAACGAAACAATGCGTCGACTACCCTGTGAGGACCATCTTGCCCCCACGCAGTGTTTGTCCATTAAACGAAGCACGATGGGGGCTGTGCTGGG TAAACTTCCAGGTCTTGATCATTACCATGTCGGTGCTGGctggcatcatcatcatcgccatctttgtttgctgcttctgctgctgcaagtGTGAGAGAACTGG GAACAAGAGAGAAGATGCAAAGGTGGAGCAACAAGCCCGTGCCAGGAAGGCCCGTCAAGATCTGAG GAGAACTGAAATGAAGGTGCGGCATGATGAAATCAGGCATAAATATG GTCTGGAGAAGGATAATCCTTACGCCCGCATGGAAGACAATTAA